A genomic stretch from Brachyhypopomus gauderio isolate BG-103 unplaced genomic scaffold, BGAUD_0.2 sc37, whole genome shotgun sequence includes:
- the dnaja3b gene encoding dnaJ heat shock protein family (Hsp40) member A3b, whose protein sequence is MSASTVGVSARWISKTFARLTTTCSPFTSSRTGDVRGLTIKRCRYCSPGLGTSLLRDDDGVTLRELSGLNSLSVSGSRSFHNSALRHEQQDFYSVLGIPRTATQKEIKKAYYQLAKKYHPDTNPDDPQAKEKFARLAEAYEVLSDEVKRTQYDTYGSAGPSGRGAEQQYWRGGATMDPEELFRKIFGDFAGARGFGDFSSLFEQPPEFVMELTFTQAAKGVNKEITVNLEDSCPRCEGEGHEPGTKVTPCHYCGGTGVESLNTGPFMMRSPCRRCGGRGSIMITPCVMCRGTGQTKQRQTVTVRVPAGVDDGQTVRVPLGKREIHVTFRVQRSPVFRRNGADIHSDAMISVAQAVLGGVARTQGLYSTIDIMIPAGIQMDQTIRLSGKGIARMGGGGYGDHYVHIKVRVPKKLTRRQRELMLSFAQEETDVEGTVNGVVRPPPGSSQCAGEEPSAEQNGEEDQPEKEESGFISRLKKMFS, encoded by the exons ATGTCTGCCTCCACTGTTGGTGTCTCTGCACGCTGGATATCTAAAACGTTTGCTCGGCTCACTACGACTTGTTCGCCTTTCACGTCCTCTCGGACCGGGGATGTCCGTGGGCTCACGATAAAGCGATGTCGTTACTGTAGTCCAGGGCTCGGTACGAGTCTTTTGAGAGACGACGACGGCGTGACATTGAGAGAATTGTCAG GGCTCAATAGCCTCAGTGTTTCCGGCTCCCGCTCCTTTCACAACAGTGCTCTGCGCCACGAGCAGCAGGACTTTTACAGTGTGCTGGGGATCCCGCGTACCGCCACGCAGAAAGAGATCAAGAAGGCTTACTACCAG TTGGCTAAAAAATACCACCCCGACACAAACCCAGACGACCCACAGGCCAAAGAGAAGTTTGCCAGGCTGGCGGAAGCATACGAA GTTCTGAGTGACGAGGTAAAGAGGACGCAGTATGACACGTATGGCTCGGCAGGTCCGAGTGGAAGAGGGGCGGAGCAGCAGTACTGGAGGGGCGGAGCTACCATGGACCCTGAAGAGCTCTTCCGGAAGATTTTCGGGGACTTTGCTGGTGCACGTGGCTTCGGAGACTTCAGCTCCTTGTTCGAGCAGCCACCAGAG tttgtgaTGGAGCTGACATTCACTCAGGCAGCAAAGGGAGTGAACAAGGAGATCACGGTGAACTTGGAGGACAGCTGCCCACGGTGCGAGGGCGAAGGTCACGAGCCAGGCACCAAGGTCACACCCTGCCACTACTGTGGCGGCACAGGCGTG GAGTCTCTAAACACGGGCCCGTTCATGATGCGCTCCCCCTGTCGACGTTGCGGTGGACGGGGCTCCATCATGATCACGCCCTGCGTGATGTGCAGAGGAACCGGCCAGACGAAGCAGAGGCAAACCGTCACGGTGCGAGTGCCTGCGG GCGTGGACGACGGGCAGACGGTGCGAGTGCCTCTTGGGAAGAGGGAGATCCACGTCACGTTCAGA GTCCAGAGGAGTCCCGTATTTCGGCGCAACGGCGCAGATATCCACTCTGACGCGATGATCTCAGTGGCTCAGGCTGTCCTGGGGGGTGTGGCTCGTACCCAGGGCCTCTACAGCACCATCGACATCATG ATCCCTGCTGGGATTCAAATGGACCAGACGATCCGGTTGTCCGGCAAGGGAATCGCGCGCATGGGCGGTGGTGGATACGGTGACCACTACGTCCACATCAAAGTCCGAGTGCCCAA GAAGCTGACTCGCAGACAGCGGGAGCTCATGCTGAGTTTCGCCCAGGAAGAGACGGATGTAGAGGGCACCGTGAACGGAGTCGTCCGGCCGCCCCCAG GGAGCTCtcagtgtgcaggagaagaacCTTCAGCAGAGCAGAATGGAGAAGAGGACCAGCCTGAGAAGGAGGAGTCAGGATTCATCTCCAGACTGAAGAAGATGTTCTCGTGA
- the LOC143485655 gene encoding GTPase IMAP family member 9-like, with translation MGQTGSIPKLPQGSRGQLLRQHTWDCKSAGRNSTLQLVLIGPNNSGKSSLGNSILGRKAFETGGKTSVCRREHGEISSRAVTVVDTPGLTGKQERDEKVMSGIANVCEELPESTVVFLLVVPLSWNVKKPTGRSHMLSHMLDKVSHEPLIVLVTHEDGIHVEQPKHCVLQEGGLLELIVEQCGGHFHLVNTAKVDHALVSELLQEMENVNGEVEAEEKPTGMTFTPEGQTGKEEFKREPHFPKDERETRGGACGEAGVTEVGSYIFKQSLQDLVEQMRRKRKEEDELDRGRILEYKEQLQQLREKMTE, from the exons ATGGGACAAACTGGGTCAATCCCTAAACTCCCGCAG GGCTCAAGAGGACAGCTCCTGAGACAACATACTTGGGATT gtaagaGTGCAGGCAGGAACAGCACGCTGCAGCTGGTTCTGATTGGCCCAAATAACTCTGGAAAGAGTTCACTGGGAAACAGTATCTTGGGCAGGAAGGCATTTGAAACTGGAGGCAAGACGAGTGTGTGTCGGAGAGAGCACGGCGAGATCTCGTCCCGAGCGGTCACCGTGGTGGACACGCCTGGCTTGACAGGCAAGCAGGAGAGGGATGAGAAAGTGATGAGTGGCATCGCCAATGTGTGCGAAGAGCTCCCAGAATCGACTGTGGTCTTCCTGCTGGTGGTGCCACTCAGTTGGAACGTCAAGAAGCCCACAGGCAGGTCACACATGCTGAGTCACATGCTGGATAAAGTCTCACACGAGCCCTTAATTGTCCTGGTCACCCATGAAGATGGGATCCATGTCGAGCAGCCTAAGCATTGCGTTCTGCAGGAAGGGGGGCTCTTGGAACTGATCGTAGAACAATGTGGGGGCCATTTCCACCTGGTTAACACTGCCAAAGTGGACCACGCACTGGTTTCGGAGCTCTTGCAGGAGATGGAGAACGTCAACGGAGAGGTGGAGGCAGAGGAAAAGCCCACCGGAATGACCTTCACCCCAGAGGGTCAGACGGGGAAAGAAGAGTTTAAACGTGAACCCCACTTCCCCAAGGACGAGCGAGAGACGAGAGGGGGGGCGTGCGGGGAGGCAGGGGTGACGGAAGTAGGGTCGTACATCTTTAAACAGAGCCTTCAGGACTTGGTAGAacagatgaggaggaagagaaaggaggaAGACGAGCTGGACAGAGGGAGGATTTTGGAGTACAAGGAACAGCTACAGCAACTTAGAGAGAAAATGACGGAGTAA